CGTGTATGCGAACCAAGCTATAAAACTGATGAGTTGGAAGCGCAAGGAATCGCCGTGAAAGACTTAGCATTtgaagatgggacatttccACCACAGAAAATTGTTGATGAATGGTTTGAAACATTGAAACAAAAGTGAGTGAAATATCATTGATTTGTTAGTATTGTATGAAGCGGCTTCTTAcgtttactattattattttagctactcaCAGAATCCTGAAGCTTGTGTGGCGGTACATTGCGTAGCTGGCTTAGGACGAGCACCTGTTTTAGTTGCATTGGCTCTAATTGAACTTGGTCTCAAGTATGAGGCTGCTGTGGAAATGATTAGAGAGTGAGTATAGAGATTAATATTTCTTtgttttgaatatttaatttaatcagGATTCAAATTTTCTCAATTATTCTGCCTTTTATTCTTTACTTTGGAAATGATACACAATGTTGTGTGCGTAAGCCCCAATGTGAAATTTGACTGTAAGATATTTTTACACTTCCATATTCCGTTACACATATCCTACTTTCATCTTATATTTAGCCCTCGTTCAATCGTTCCGGATGTCACGTTTGGAGAGCTGCCAATAAGCTgcttataataataatgcgaAACTAACTTCTTTTTTTCGAAAGGATTCAGTCTACACATATTTTCTGTCGCAAGGTTATAATGACAACCTTCCACGAGGAAATCCGCCTCGAAAACCAATTGTTATCAACGATAATCAGGAAAAGCAATTGGACCATATAAGTATGTTGTCTCCCTGAAAGTCATCCTGAGCTTGATAGAATCAACCCAACTGTTCTCGATTTTATGAACATAATCAATAAATATCGCCACCTCTAGGTCTACAAATTTGGATCAATATCCAATATCAATCTGGCATTCTGCATTCCGTTTGTATACAATATCAGTCGATGAACCTGAAATAAttgttgttttattattttgcgAAAACGTTGGTTAAAAGCCAACCCTATAAGGAAAGAACTTGCTTGCTTTCTTTTATCCTTAGAAACCAATGATCAAGCAATGTTTTTTATCATATTCTGCGAAATGGATACAAATAACCTGTGTTGCTTATGTTCCGTGCTAATCTCTCCCTCCGTCATTCTTTTCTTACCTGCCTGTTTTCAGGTGTGCAATCGTAGGACAAAGCCCATCTCAAGTTATCGCCATGCATTTTCGTAAAAGAGTCCCGCTTTTCCCAATCAATAAGTTATTGGCAAATTGAAGAGAGTACGATCGTACGGATATCTCAGATACTTTCCAGTGATGGTAACGTGTTGGCCTCCTTAAATAAGGCAACGTACAGCTTCATTGCGATCGAGAGATTACTTTTATCTCTCTGGTTTGCGCCAACCACTTGATTGTAAAAGGATGAATCACCAAACCATTTACGCAATTTGCGCCCCAGTGGTTATCTCCCAGAATCCCATTCTATTGTTCGAACCAAATGTTCAATCGGTCCACCGAATTTGCCGTCTACATTTGAATAATCCTTATATACCCGACCGTAGAGAGAAAAACCGAGCGTGGGGTGAAAATCATGCGGACCCTTTGATTATTCGTTTATCTTTAGCTATTTCGCTGTATCTCTATCGCTATTCTCTACTCATGGCTGAGTAACCTCGCCTGGTTTATACTCCGGTTGGATTCTTCGAAATAGTGAATTGTAGGAAGTGATTAAAACTGAACGTTTCGATTATCATTACTTCCACATATCGACCACCTTAAAAATAACTATGTGATCCCCAATGCTAGTAAAAACACAATTTCCTTTTCAGCACTTTATTAGGATGAGTATTTTCCCCAGTTCCAGGAGTTTGTCTTCACATGACAACCTTAAGATATTTTGTAATTATCACCAATGCTACCTTTGAGATTCACTGTTACCATAGCTTTCTGAAGATTACCAACATTGCTGCTCATTATGTTCCACAATACCAGGTGCAGTGTAGAGTCCTATTTGATATCAGGGGAGAAAATATACCCTTTGAGTAGGTCATCAGCGTCGTAAAGGTGTCATTTTGTGTTCGGATAGATGTCGACAAAtgcaggaaaataaaaatatcagtcGTCGTTATAGAGCTTTCGATTTGCTTCCAGCTGGCAGAATTACAATCACATCCACCCATTTACAAGCAAACCAGTTTTATGGTTAAAATATTCGGATTACTTCATGGAAATCAGATTGAAAATGTAAAACATTTCCAGGCTATCAACTACCCAGAGCATTATCTGCTTCAACACTTTTCCCATATTGCGCAAACGATATATTAGGAAGTAATAGGATGGCTCGCCTAAAAGTTTACCAGTTTTAAGTATCAACACAAGGATTCTGTCAATCTCAAGACCGAAAACACGGTATCTAAAGCACCGCTGCAGTGCTTCCCCAAGCCGACACATAACCTAGCCTATTCTTACTTTCTCTACTCTGGTAGGCTGTTGATGGCGGTGTGTGTTCCACCGTAAGCTTCCCTTTGCGTTTTCACCATTGATTTTTGTAGTCCGAATTGTAGGTCAAATTGCTTTTCCAAGCCCTGTTAACCTTAATGTCGGGTTCCTGTTCCAAAGGATTtccaatttggctcaagaattgatCCATGATTAGATCCTTGTAATTTTTTAGGCCCTTCCGGGACCGTTTAATGCGGCTAACATTGTCTCCAAAATTGGTGGCTCTCCTGAAAATTTCAGCGTATGACTCTCCATCGCGTTCTGATCACCTCCAGCTTTATTTTCCTTTAACCTTTTCTtttccaatttgccacttctctCCCGGTTTAGACATCTATCCTGAGAGGTCCACatctttttcaaggttttgtgtaaaacaaaaccttattaaaatcggtttactgtctgtccgtcggtctcttacacgcatttttcttggagacggttgtaaCAATTGACtccaagtttggtggatagGTGGGAAcgatgaacgctcacgcataatgtgagttacataattctattcATACATGCCattggatgtaaatttttttttttcatcaaatatagtcataggggagtaccaaatgaaaggtttcgattagtactttccgaagccggacccattcttagaaactactcactaaatatcacttgaaagttgacattttcatataatatatgcatatcctCCCCAAGAGGATATCAATTTCAATCGTGGGTACTTGTATCCATATGAGTGCAGATCTGTGAATTATCGTCCATTAAACCACTTCTAATCTCTCCCTGTGCTTGTaatattagatgccacagtagctaagtttcccactactgagtcACTGccatcgttggatatcgacggccaaaAACCACCGGTACCGgttttccgaagccctgcatcgtagctttctctcttttttcttctccatgtttggttttatttcttccCATTGCCaacttttatccacgggtgagaGTTTTGTTCCCACTTATCCGGCCCGCGCATAATCATTCCGATGTTGTTGTAAGTTTTGActtatttcaataaatatttatacAGGCATTATTGAAATACTCTTCGACTGACTTCCACCAGACTTCTACTTTTGACTTCCACCTCCATCGGACTTCTCAACTGAAAAACTATTATTagctcagagtgaaattatgcggtctttccaacgattaattaattgaaataataaaaacttgttgtttctttttcgttggtgtgggtatttattcttgcaaataccgatatttcgggaaccccttgttcccttcatcagtgcaaacaagaataaatacccacaccaacgaaaaagaaacaacaagtttttattatttcaattattattagctATCAAAGTCAAGGTGTTTCAAAGTCTCCGAGTCGACTCTTTTCAGAGCTTTCACAATTACGTGCCGTTATTATGCAAATTGCTCCCTCCGCCACAGCATTCACAAATGGAAATGCAGGCGTCGTGCGTTTCTCTTCCTGGCTGCGCTTTTTTCCACGAAAAAAGGTTTTAGCCGGACCAAGGAGGCGCTGCTGATCGTGCCTCCGCCGTCGAGGCTAAAATGATATGGATCTCGCTTGAGAACCTCGGAAGCTCTCGTAAGATAGCTGCACTGACCACCTGGAGGCGTCTGTGCTAATTAGAAGAACCGTGCAGGAGTCGAGATCTTTGGGCACGAACACATTTTTCGCGTGGTGGCGACTTCAGTTTGCACATTGCATCTTGGATGAAAGAATCCAGTGGTGTTAAAACCCGACCTAATGTCGAACAGCGTCGCTGGAGAGTTTCAGGTGCTTATCGTATACCAGCTCCATTGGACTTGCAGCACGAGGGAGTAGGTACGTTTTCTCACATGTTTCGTAGTCGTGCACTACtgccatgcgatgcactgtctggctcaAAAATTAATGTCCTCATCtctggacggccagaaatactttgcggtgaccAACCGATGCATTCTACCTAAATATGTATTGTGTCCTTCTTCTGCTTCTGCGCAATTGCCAAAAAATCGGCAGTGACGGGGATCTAAATCTCCGCAGAGCGTGGCatagcgtcagcaactatgcaAGTGAAGGCTTATAAAGTTCAGATGTCAGAGAGTTGGCGAGGGCATCGAGCTTTGTTggacttctgtttcaaagcaaagcTGAGTGGATTATAAACATTATGAACCGATTGCTTTCAAGGGAATACCGAAAGTATTTAATTGTGAGGTACGCAACTAATAACTCATGATCGTAAGTGCCGAACGTTCGTTGAACGAGGTTAAGCTGCTTTGAGAaaatggctgccagatttggttcatctTTTGGTTAAGGGCACCACCTtcggcaatgtctgaggcatcgccGAATATGGCTAGGAGTGCGTCTTACTTAGGGAATACCAGAAGTATAGTTTCCACCAGTTGTTGTTTGGTGGTCTCAAATGCTTGAACATCCGGTAAGACAAGTGAGACAAATGGAAGGGGAAGAGTTGGCGGTTCCTGCAACTCATTAAACACGTAAGTGTTGCAAGGTGAACTGGAAAACttcgaaagcggttgttaccagtcaaaaggtgagagctgccatactgtcctttaaaCATTTCAAAGTACCTGGCAGCAATGACAGCCGGAATCTTTGGTCTTCGGCATGAACAAGTAAACATTAATGATCGACTGATGGTGGacgaccttgggcaagaaacggtgGTAGAAGTTTAATATGCCCAAGAACTTTCTCAGAATCTTAACTGCTTTTGGAAGCTGAAACTCGAAATCACTTGAACCTTGAACTGGTCCAGttgaatgtcttcgggagtaaTCAGATTGCCGAGGAGTATCATCTGCGTTTGTAAGAATTTGTATTTCTCAACTAGGAGTactaggagacgttgaaaagtgcacttGAGGTACTCGGAATCAAAGGAAGGGACGTCCAGAACATGatccaaataaacgaaacaaaaacaCAGAGTTGACGAATCTCTGGAAGCTTTGCACCGCATTGTATAGTCCAGTTGTTTGAAGGTCGGCAAATactctgcttaagaagttcttcgaactctttaaTGGAACAGTTAATGCGCCGATTGCTCTCCTTCGATTCCTACCTTCTGAGATATCTTAATATTTCGAGGAGATTCCTATTAAATCATTAAACGTATTTGCGGCTGAAGTTCACTGTTTCGTCTACGAAAAAAATAAAGTCGCGGGTGTGCACAAAAGCGGTTTGAAAGTTCACGCCTACTGAGGtgggatataaaaaaaaatgtacctcCTGCATTTTGCATCACTAGAGCCCTAATTTTTGGAACTGAGAATGTTGGATGTTGACGATCATTTTTGGCAGTAATCCTGAACATGTACCTCCCATTTATTTATGACGATAATGTTTATTCTGTTTATTACTTTTActaacatttttgttttttcttttatttccagcAAACGCCGAGGAGCTATCAACGCTAAGCAGCTATCATATCTAGAAAAATACAAGCCAAAATCGCGACTAAAGCACAAAAATGGTCACAAGAATTCGTGCTGTGTGCAATAGATATCAAAAATTCCCACCAGATAAAAAGTGTTCATTTACCGATTAtccaaaatatattaaattaaactaaagaaaatttaaataatctaAATAGAAGATGGCAAACCAAGCTGAAACCATACATAACTGCAACTGAAACAAATAACTAACGATGAGAGACCATAGCAAATGGAACTATCGCCGAATCACAATAGACAGCAATCCAACCACACTAGCAACTACCACAATATTCACGTAACTCTTCAACGATATATAAATGATAATGGGTAAAATGGGTATAATTAAACAATAACGTAATGTCGATAATGTAGACCCCATCCGCTTGGAATGCACTAAGGATATCGACTCCAACCAAGAACACACGAGAAAGACGCATTGCGACGACGCAAATTATCTGAAACTAGCGAGGGAAAAATTGTAAGagaaaaaacaagaaaacaatttcaccactattttttataatttccaaGACTATCATATTTAAGGCACGActttttgtagatttcaaaCCCGAGTCGCcatcattttttatttaaattaatttcttaTCCAAAATTTCTTGAGGATTCTAGTTTGTAACACATTTagagaaaacaaaatatttgggGTCTAGTGCCAACTGGCGGCCATATTGCGTGGCGTGTGGGTGTGGCCATCGAGACGACGCTTTCGGAACGCGGAGAGGTTCAGTTGTGTCCTTTATTGCTGAAGCTGTCGGGTTTCGTTGCGCTTCATTGCTTCTCAACACTCGCCTGAGGAAGAGGTGGTCCCGTTCTCAGTTTTCCGCCAGAACCTGCTGAAGGCCCTGCCATTGCCCCCACACCGCACACCCCACGCAGTATGCCCGCCAGTTAGTGCAACGGACTTCGCACGGCAAAACGATTGAAATGCTTTCTGCGGGTATTGACATTGCATTAACTCAAGTATTCATGCATCAAGCAACTGAAACGACTAAATTCTGACTCCTCGGTTCTGTACTTAGTAAATTTTGTATGTACTGTTTTGTAACGAAAGTAACAACTACTCAAGCACTAGAttcattataataaataaatgcatTCCATTAACACCATCACGACACTGGACAGTGTAGAAGCAACTGTAGACAGAGGGACTAGACAGAATAGAAATCTCTTTTGTACATACTTTGTATCTAACTCTACTGTAAAGACAAACGGCAGCAtattgtttttaatatttttttattataaccaACGCAATAGCTAAAATCGTGCGCATCTTTATTTGGGGAAGAGCGAGAAAGGTTTCTACGAGTTGGGACCGATTTCGGGGAAATCGATGAATAACTGTACTATACGCTAACTTAATGCACGCTATGATGTAATTTATGAAAATAGGCGACCAAGCAAATCGCGTCAATTGTATGCAACATTTTGCAGAGAAACATGAGCTAATCATCTTtaattattgtgaaaaattgcagGTGTCCGACAATTGAGCGACTTAGTGCGACACACTTTGTAACACACGTACTTGAGAATATTTTGTCAATACCATAAACTATACTGAAAAGGAGTAACTGAATATATGTACTTTCTGCTTTTTGACACATATTATTCTTTGTAAgataaatttgattgaaatattgttattttaaattttttatggtATTtcgattaataaaaataaaaaagaaatagtaACTAGATTCCAAACCGTTGACTTTTATTTTCTGTATAATACTAATAGTGGTATCAAGGGAAGTTAATCCGCGTCCTAGAAGAACTACTGCGCCTTCTTAATGGTTATATCATAGTACAGCCACTGACTATAGCATGTCGACcaaacctataaccgacaggaattttaagatttttcctTCTAGCAGTTGTTTAAGCCTGACATCTGATATTAAATATTCGCCCGGTACCTAAATCTACTTTGCACAGCTTCCGGATGCTGCCTCACATCATGTATGGCGGTTTCATCAGCTTCCTCACAGATGCCTATATATTTCTTGCTTcctcaggtgataatttagccggCAATGACCGATAAGTATTCCAACTATGATCCTAAGGCTCTTCTTTGTAAGGTTAAACAATCCTGCaaacgcttgggttcgtatccctgcGTGAGCACCCTGGGCCGTTCCATTCCTCATAAGTTCGCCTAGCATAGTTCCTCAGCTGTTCCTCTTCAGTCCTTAGCGTCAAGTCCATTACCCCGTTCTGACTTCAGAAACGCGTTTTGGTCCGAATGGCAACGCTCCTGCACCTTTCCTGGCCAGATTATCCATTTCCTCCTCCCCTTTTAACCCAAGATGACCTGGAACCTACCACACTTGATTGTTCAAGCCAAACGTACTCAATCGCTTAAGATTCTAGTTGGATACAAGAAGCTTAATaactgcttggctgtcgatcacaATAGTAGTGTCCTGCtgtgtagttcctttggaagttgaaggaggcacatctatctatggTGCGTATTTTCACCTGAAATATGCTAATGTACTTACCCATTAGTCCAAAGTACATTTCCATTGGAAAAATAACTACTGCGCCCGCTCCCTCTGTCGTGTTAGACCCTTCAGTGTACCTAGCAGTCAACTGATGGTTTAAGTCGTACTGCCGCCGCACGCCTCAATTAGCCTTGTTGCTCTATCGTGttccaaatttcttatcgaaatggaACATCATTGTCATGCTATCCCTTGTCATCTGGCATCTTGAATAGCGCCTTAGCAGGGAGTCAACTTTCCTTTAATTTAGGTAGTTCTCCAACTCGCTAATATCCCTGAATGTTCTGAAAATTGCCCTCTACACCTGCATCTGTAAGTAAAGATGGAGAGGATGTTCCTAGAAGGAAGAATATGTTGAGCACGTTCTCATCGCTCCACTAGTACACAGACAAGCcaatctttgaagtttgtgttacTCCCTTCCAGTTCCATTctatctgcccagattaccacccAGTGTGCAGTGAATATCCAATGCAGCATTTTCGAAATGTATCCAAATAACacctacgacaatgaaatccgcgcacagttgttggcagccaacagagcctattttagcttacagaagctgtttcgctggaaacgttttaccacagggtcaaagcacttactgtacaagtcaatgatcttgccagtcctcatgtattcctcggagacttgggttcctagcaagaaaaattgcgaactcttggcagccTTCgatagaagaattctccgaagaaattttggtcccctacatgaggat
The window above is part of the Hermetia illucens chromosome 3, iHerIll2.2.curated.20191125, whole genome shotgun sequence genome. Proteins encoded here:
- the LOC119652676 gene encoding protein tyrosine phosphatase type IVA 1; this encodes MTSIMRQKDIRPAPARIEFKGMQFLITDRPSDITINHYIQELKKHNVSTVVRVCEPSYKTDELEAQGIAVKDLAFEDGTFPPQKIVDEWFETLKQNYSQNPEACVAVHCVAGLGRAPVLVALALIELGLKYEAAVEMIRDKRRGAINAKQLSYLEKYKPKSRLKHKNGHKNSCCVQ